The Candidatus Krumholzibacteriia bacterium genome contains a region encoding:
- a CDS encoding RluA family pseudouridine synthase: MQPERLTVRLRASQRLDRYLTGRLAQVSRSRIQRHIARGDVLVDGRVVRANHRLHGGEIVTLPALLQRGLEAASVAAEFHLVYEDEDLVVVDKPAGMLMHPVGGEFRHTLLNGLFHRLQSRGEPAAELGIVHRLDRATSGLVVVAKTLASRRQLAAQVEARRMRRLYLAVVHGVPREVAGRIDLPIRRDPRRPTRMQALLPEAAAAALRRAVVPPVSASGYSDPRRDFRPRAARTRYRLLRRLGESSLLRLELDTGRTHQIRVHLQAQGMPLWGDPLYGGVPDGGGVSRAAPAGEKAAREPLGLGRPALHAARLEFTQPRHGTPLRFTAPLPPDLRALVFTLAGVPAADGVPGCDHAPRTRR; encoded by the coding sequence ATGCAACCGGAACGTCTCACCGTCCGCCTGCGCGCCAGCCAGCGTCTCGACCGCTACCTCACCGGCCGGCTAGCGCAGGTGTCGCGTAGCCGCATCCAGCGCCACATCGCCCGCGGCGACGTGCTCGTGGACGGGCGCGTGGTGCGAGCCAACCACCGCCTCCATGGCGGCGAGATCGTGACCCTGCCCGCGCTCCTGCAGCGCGGCCTCGAGGCGGCCTCGGTGGCGGCGGAGTTCCACCTCGTCTACGAGGACGAGGACTTGGTGGTGGTGGACAAGCCGGCGGGGATGCTGATGCACCCGGTGGGCGGCGAGTTCCGCCACACCTTGCTCAACGGCCTCTTCCATCGGTTGCAGAGCCGGGGCGAGCCGGCGGCGGAGCTCGGCATCGTGCACCGTCTCGACCGCGCCACCTCCGGCCTGGTGGTGGTGGCCAAGACGCTGGCGTCGCGCCGGCAGTTGGCGGCGCAAGTGGAAGCACGGCGCATGCGGCGGCTGTATCTCGCCGTGGTCCACGGTGTGCCCAGGGAAGTGGCGGGACGGATCGATCTGCCCATCCGCCGCGATCCGCGCCGGCCGACGCGAATGCAAGCCCTGCTTCCCGAAGCCGCTGCCGCGGCGCTCCGGCGTGCGGTGGTCCCGCCCGTGTCGGCGAGCGGCTACAGTGACCCGCGGCGCGACTTCCGTCCCCGCGCTGCCCGGACGCGCTATCGACTGTTGCGCCGCCTGGGAGAGAGCTCCCTCCTGCGGCTCGAGCTCGACACCGGACGGACGCACCAAATCCGCGTGCACTTGCAAGCGCAGGGGATGCCGCTCTGGGGGGATCCACTCTATGGCGGCGTGCCGGATGGCGGCGGGGTGTCTCGCGCCGCGCCGGCAGGAGAGAAGGCGGCGCGAGAGCCGCTGGGGCTCGGGCGCCCGGCGCTGCATGCAGCGCGGCTCGAGTTCACCCAGCCGCGGCACGGGACGCCGCTCCGATTCACCGCGCCGCTGCCCCCGGATCTCCGCGCCCTCGTCTTCACCCTCGCCGGTGTTCCAGCGGCTGACGGCGTCCCCGGGTGTGATCACGCCCCGAGGACGCGGCGGTAG
- a CDS encoding PhoH family protein, whose amino-acid sequence MATFILDTNVLLHDARALYAFSNATVVIPLDVLEELDLFKKNVDEMGRNAREVIRELDRLRQGGSLPDGVPVNGGMLRVLVDYLPERIPQGMDLSVADNRILLCAKYLEERGEQDVVVVSKDINARVKGDALGLTIQDFEAQKIKIDELYKGWTEVVVTSAALDTFYAQGYLEPQGPALINQCFILRDGANPQKSAIAICTNGRLEPLRCGDAKPWGIRPLNVQQKFALELLLAERLQLVTLVGGAGTGKTLLALAAGLQKVVEERAYGKVFVSRPIMPLGRDIGYLPGSKDEKLESWMQPIYDNLKLLTGSFYDDESKLSYLFDSKNLELEAVTYIRGRSLPRQFIIIDEAQNLTPHETKTIISRAGAQTKVILTGDPFQIDNPYLDASSNGLTYVVDRFKGQEIFGHVLLTRSERSPLAALAVELL is encoded by the coding sequence TTGGCGACCTTCATTCTCGACACCAACGTCCTGCTGCACGACGCTCGGGCCCTCTACGCCTTCAGCAACGCCACCGTCGTCATTCCTCTCGATGTCCTGGAAGAGCTCGATCTCTTCAAGAAGAACGTCGACGAAATGGGGCGCAACGCCCGCGAGGTGATCCGCGAGCTCGATCGCCTGCGCCAGGGCGGCTCGCTCCCCGACGGCGTGCCGGTGAACGGCGGCATGTTGCGCGTGCTGGTGGACTACCTGCCCGAGCGCATTCCCCAGGGCATGGACCTGAGCGTCGCCGACAATCGCATCCTCCTCTGCGCCAAGTATCTCGAGGAGCGGGGCGAGCAGGACGTCGTCGTCGTCTCCAAGGACATCAATGCGCGGGTCAAGGGCGACGCCCTGGGCCTCACCATCCAGGACTTCGAGGCGCAGAAGATCAAGATCGACGAGCTCTACAAGGGCTGGACCGAAGTGGTGGTCACGAGCGCCGCGCTCGACACCTTCTACGCCCAGGGTTACCTCGAACCCCAAGGCCCCGCCCTGATCAACCAATGCTTCATCCTGCGCGACGGCGCCAACCCGCAGAAGAGCGCCATCGCCATTTGCACCAACGGCCGCCTCGAACCCTTGCGCTGCGGCGACGCCAAACCCTGGGGCATTCGGCCGCTCAACGTGCAGCAGAAGTTCGCCCTCGAGCTGCTCCTCGCCGAGCGCTTGCAGCTCGTCACCCTGGTGGGCGGCGCCGGCACCGGCAAGACCTTGCTCGCTCTGGCGGCGGGACTGCAGAAGGTGGTGGAGGAGCGCGCTTACGGCAAGGTGTTCGTCTCCCGGCCGATCATGCCGCTCGGGCGCGACATCGGTTACCTGCCGGGCAGCAAGGACGAGAAGCTGGAGAGCTGGATGCAACCCATCTACGACAACCTCAAGCTGCTCACCGGCTCGTTCTACGACGACGAGAGCAAGCTCAGCTATCTCTTCGACAGCAAGAACCTCGAGCTCGAGGCGGTCACCTACATCCGCGGCCGCTCGCTGCCGCGGCAGTTCATCATCATCGACGAAGCTCAGAACCTCACGCCCCACGAGACCAAGACCATCATCAGCCGTGCCGGGGCACAGACCAAGGTGATCCTGACCGGCGACCCCTTCCAGATCGACAACCCCTATCTGGACGCGTCAAGCAACGGCCTCACCTACGTGGTGGACCGCTTCAAGGGCCAGGAGATCTTCGGCCACGTGCTGCTCACCCGCAGCGAACGCAGCCCGCTCGCCGCCCTCGCCGTCGAGCTCCTCTAG
- a CDS encoding glycosyltransferase family 4 protein — protein MSLPGRDTGAGVLLLVENHSVPADRRVWAEARSLARAGYRVSVICPRGRATDREARASLDGIEIYRFSMPFAGQSRLHFLLEYSWGLLVCAGLVLRVWRERGLAVLHVGNPPDLFFPLAWLLRPWRKRFIFDQHDLCPETYLSKFTTARRGFTHRLLLWMERWSYAAANAVIVTNESYREVARRRGGVAEDRLFVVRNSPDRQIFRPRPPVPELRRGHRHLVAYVGVMARQDGVDLLLRAAHHVVHELGRNDVLFVLVGTGDAWEELQRLHAELELEPHVLMTGRIPDEPMLDVLATADVCASPDPCNPLNDVSTMTKVMEFMAMGKPLVSFALREARVSAGDAAVYVPGDDVRAFGRAVVELLDDPERRARMGEAGLRRIRDEIGWERSEEQLLAAYRRVLGA, from the coding sequence ATGAGCCTGCCGGGACGGGACACTGGCGCCGGCGTGCTCCTGCTGGTGGAGAATCACTCGGTCCCGGCGGATCGCCGCGTCTGGGCCGAAGCGCGCAGTCTCGCCCGCGCCGGCTACCGCGTCTCCGTCATCTGCCCGCGCGGCCGCGCCACCGACCGCGAAGCTCGGGCCAGCCTGGACGGCATCGAGATCTACCGCTTCTCCATGCCCTTCGCTGGCCAGAGCCGGCTGCATTTCCTGCTCGAGTACAGCTGGGGGCTGCTCGTTTGCGCCGGTCTCGTGCTGCGGGTGTGGCGCGAGCGCGGCTTGGCGGTCCTCCACGTGGGCAATCCCCCGGATCTCTTCTTCCCCCTGGCCTGGCTGCTGCGGCCGTGGCGCAAGCGTTTCATCTTCGACCAGCACGATCTCTGCCCAGAGACTTATCTCTCCAAGTTCACCACGGCGCGCCGGGGCTTCACGCACCGGCTGTTGCTGTGGATGGAACGATGGAGCTACGCGGCGGCGAACGCCGTCATCGTCACCAACGAGTCGTACCGCGAGGTGGCGCGCCGGCGCGGCGGCGTCGCCGAGGATCGGCTCTTCGTGGTGCGCAACAGCCCGGACCGCCAGATCTTCCGGCCCCGCCCGCCGGTGCCGGAGCTCCGACGGGGCCACCGCCATCTGGTGGCCTATGTCGGCGTCATGGCGCGGCAGGATGGGGTGGACTTGCTGCTCCGAGCGGCCCACCATGTGGTGCACGAGCTGGGGCGGAACGACGTGCTCTTCGTCCTCGTCGGCACCGGCGACGCCTGGGAGGAATTGCAACGGCTGCACGCCGAGCTCGAGCTCGAGCCGCACGTGCTCATGACCGGGCGCATCCCCGACGAGCCCATGCTCGACGTGTTGGCAACGGCGGACGTCTGCGCCTCCCCCGACCCGTGCAACCCGCTGAACGATGTTTCCACCATGACCAAGGTGATGGAATTCATGGCCATGGGGAAGCCGCTGGTCTCTTTCGCGCTGCGGGAAGCGCGCGTCTCCGCCGGCGACGCCGCGGTGTACGTGCCCGGCGACGACGTCCGCGCCTTCGGTCGCGCCGTGGTGGAACTGCTCGACGATCCGGAGCGCCGGGCGCGCATGGGCGAGGCCGGGTTGCGCCGCATCCGCGACGAGATCGGTTGGGAGCGCTCGGAAGAGCAGCTCCTCGCCGCCTACCGCCGCGTCCTCGGGGCGTGA
- a CDS encoding DUF4139 domain-containing protein has product MKRSRRPEGWAGVLSGLLLLAGGRPAPAADLTSAASGRQDVGLTIYNHDLSLVRERRKIPTQSGVFRLRYEDVTSGIEPSAVHLQPVGTGALHLVEQNYEYDLISRAKLMEKYVGRELGYRTKEGTYGRAKLLAANEGYVYDLDGKIVFELPGEVVLDAIPEQLIATPTLVWTLDGKTSGEREVEVTYLSRGFSWRADYVLLLEPSETKAGLTGWVTLDNTSGGSFRNARLQLVAGDVNRVTPALQKEVMFTAEAARPAAPQFAQESFFEYHLYTLERRTDVMDRQQKQILFFDADGVTVSKSYTLRSMPYVLLSPGYRSGDAEPVEVTLQFKNSKDNGLGQPIPQGIVRVYKRDKEGAAQFLGENQVQHTPQDETLRFSVGRAFDVVSKRTQKDFNRVDEHTVEMAYEVELRNHKEEAVSVDVEESLSGDWKILESSQPHVKKDATTAVFTLAVPAGGKTVLTYRARVRT; this is encoded by the coding sequence ATGAAGCGATCGAGACGGCCCGAAGGATGGGCAGGAGTTCTGAGCGGGCTCTTGCTGCTCGCCGGCGGCAGACCAGCGCCGGCGGCGGATCTCACGAGCGCCGCCAGCGGGCGCCAGGACGTGGGCCTCACCATCTACAACCACGATCTGAGCCTGGTGCGGGAACGGCGCAAGATCCCGACGCAAAGCGGTGTCTTCCGCCTGCGCTACGAGGACGTCACCTCGGGCATCGAACCTTCGGCGGTGCACCTGCAGCCCGTCGGCACCGGGGCGCTGCATCTCGTGGAGCAGAACTACGAGTACGACCTCATCTCGCGGGCCAAGCTCATGGAGAAGTACGTCGGCCGCGAACTCGGCTACCGCACCAAGGAAGGCACCTATGGCCGGGCGAAGCTGCTCGCCGCCAACGAAGGTTATGTCTACGACCTGGACGGCAAGATCGTCTTCGAGCTGCCCGGTGAGGTCGTCCTCGACGCCATCCCGGAGCAGCTGATCGCCACCCCGACGCTGGTGTGGACGCTGGACGGCAAGACGAGCGGCGAACGGGAGGTGGAGGTCACCTACCTCTCCCGCGGCTTCTCCTGGCGCGCCGACTACGTGCTCCTGCTCGAGCCCAGCGAGACCAAGGCCGGCCTCACCGGCTGGGTGACGCTGGACAACACGAGCGGCGGCAGCTTCCGCAACGCCCGGCTCCAGCTCGTCGCCGGCGACGTGAACCGGGTGACGCCGGCGTTGCAGAAGGAAGTCATGTTCACTGCGGAAGCAGCGCGACCCGCGGCGCCGCAGTTCGCCCAGGAATCCTTCTTCGAATACCACCTCTACACCCTGGAGCGGCGCACCGACGTCATGGATCGGCAACAAAAGCAGATCCTTTTCTTCGACGCCGACGGTGTCACGGTGAGCAAAAGCTACACGCTGCGCAGCATGCCCTACGTGCTCCTCTCTCCGGGCTATCGCTCCGGCGACGCCGAGCCGGTGGAGGTGACGCTGCAGTTCAAGAACTCCAAGGACAACGGTCTCGGCCAGCCGATCCCACAGGGGATCGTCCGGGTCTACAAGCGCGACAAGGAGGGGGCAGCGCAGTTCCTCGGCGAGAATCAGGTACAGCACACTCCCCAGGACGAGACGCTGCGCTTCTCGGTGGGTCGCGCCTTCGACGTGGTGAGCAAGCGGACGCAGAAGGACTTCAACCGGGTGGACGAGCACACGGTCGAGATGGCCTACGAGGTGGAACTCCGCAACCACAAGGAGGAGGCGGTGAGCGTCGACGTCGAGGAGTCGCTCAGCGGCGACTGGAAGATCCTGGAGAGCTCCCAGCCCCACGTGAAGAAGGACGCGACCACCGCTGTGTTCACCCTCGCCGTGCCCGCAGGCGGCAAGACCGTCCTCACCTACCGGGCCCGGGTGCGCACCTGA
- a CDS encoding PTS sugar transporter subunit IIA — MHIVDYAATELVALGLEAADKEQLLAQMVDLLVQGGRVAEAQVIMRELLKREHVMSTGIGGGIALPHALSNDIPSLALVFARTQTPVDFHALDGSPVDLVFMAVGPKSASNVYVKLLARVSRLLQSEDFKEGLRQASTPEDVLAVFRRED; from the coding sequence GTGCACATCGTCGATTATGCGGCAACCGAGCTCGTCGCCCTCGGTCTGGAGGCCGCGGACAAAGAGCAGCTGCTGGCGCAGATGGTGGATCTGCTCGTCCAGGGTGGCCGCGTCGCCGAAGCCCAAGTGATCATGCGCGAGCTGCTCAAACGCGAACACGTCATGAGCACAGGTATCGGCGGCGGCATCGCTCTCCCCCACGCTCTCTCCAACGACATCCCCTCCCTGGCCCTCGTCTTTGCCCGCACCCAAACGCCGGTGGATTTCCACGCCCTCGACGGCAGCCCGGTGGATCTGGTGTTCATGGCCGTCGGTCCGAAGAGCGCCAGCAACGTCTACGTCAAACTCTTGGCCCGGGTCTCGCGCCTGCTGCAGAGCGAAGATTTCAAGGAAGGCCTGCGGCAGGCGTCCACGCCCGAGGACGTCCTCGCCGTCTTCCGCCGCGAAGACTAG
- a CDS encoding glycosyltransferase family 39 protein yields the protein MRKREVWIGVGLVALAIGLRLVGLDWGLPEVYEEAYPFKKAWPMWGWGHEPLDLNPHFFNYPSLFFYVQWLGQGLLFLLLRLFGVVHSVLDYRALYELDKTPFYLMGRTLTVLFAAGTVWVTWSLGRRLRGPWTGALAAFLLAVNAFHVSKSQVIEVDVPLTFFVMLTLGFALRLLEEPRRRYYILAGVSGGLAAATKYSGLFLVLPILAAHVLAWRRAAQARGEARGRRPRQAGLRSEGPGLRREPLLAFVVFGLAFLAASPYVLLDFPNFWIGFNYERLHLELGHFGLDASPAFPYYVHALAANLLGWPLALLSLAALVLYLVVRRCGWALVLGIFPLVYVAAISSFSMKAERYVLPLVPIACLLAAALVEEMLARVQALRPRLALPAGVAAALVLAAPAFVGYAHGLSRLRDDTRTLARQWLEANVPGGAYLVCESYGPEPLTAVDVANFSEDLRERVLKQIEARKTKIYAIYPLPMLQVGSQYVTPFYALYRYEGLADYIVTSSSVSSRYRKDPALFAPMLSFYDSLAARWTLAKEFGPAEGTGPRLSIYKNPRFAVVFARRGHIPSPAALPPLPEPVPRVVGPCYQREGVNLETFGYFEEAAQAFLMASDYAEARPNFRIAVITSALRCYLRAGRSAQVFSVLDLAERGAKTSEEREYWRELRRQVQSAAEAPKP from the coding sequence ATGAGGAAACGCGAGGTGTGGATCGGCGTCGGCTTGGTGGCGCTGGCGATCGGTCTACGGCTCGTCGGCCTCGACTGGGGTTTGCCGGAAGTCTACGAGGAAGCCTATCCCTTCAAGAAAGCCTGGCCCATGTGGGGCTGGGGCCACGAGCCCCTCGACCTGAACCCGCATTTCTTCAACTACCCGTCCCTCTTCTTCTACGTGCAATGGCTCGGTCAGGGGCTGCTCTTCCTCCTCCTCCGCTTGTTCGGCGTGGTGCACTCGGTCCTCGATTACCGCGCCCTCTACGAGCTCGACAAGACCCCCTTCTATCTCATGGGGCGAACACTCACCGTGCTCTTCGCCGCCGGCACTGTTTGGGTGACCTGGTCTCTCGGCCGGCGCCTGCGCGGGCCGTGGACCGGGGCGCTGGCGGCGTTCCTCCTGGCGGTGAACGCCTTCCACGTCTCCAAGTCGCAGGTGATCGAAGTCGACGTACCCCTCACGTTCTTCGTGATGCTGACTCTCGGCTTCGCGCTGCGCCTCCTGGAAGAGCCGAGGCGGCGCTACTACATTCTTGCCGGCGTCTCAGGCGGCCTGGCGGCGGCGACGAAGTACTCCGGTCTGTTCCTGGTCCTCCCCATCCTCGCCGCCCATGTCCTGGCGTGGCGCCGGGCGGCGCAGGCGCGCGGCGAGGCCCGCGGCCGGCGGCCCCGGCAAGCGGGGTTGCGCTCGGAAGGGCCCGGGCTCCGGCGCGAACCGCTCCTCGCTTTCGTCGTCTTCGGCCTCGCCTTCCTCGCTGCCTCGCCGTACGTCCTCCTCGACTTCCCCAACTTCTGGATCGGCTTCAACTACGAGAGGCTGCACCTGGAGCTCGGTCACTTCGGTCTGGATGCTTCGCCGGCGTTCCCCTACTACGTGCACGCCCTCGCCGCCAACCTGCTGGGCTGGCCGCTCGCGCTCCTCTCCCTCGCGGCGCTCGTGCTCTACCTGGTCGTCCGGCGTTGCGGCTGGGCTCTCGTGCTCGGCATCTTTCCTCTGGTGTACGTCGCCGCCATCAGCTCCTTCTCCATGAAAGCGGAGCGCTACGTCCTGCCGCTCGTCCCCATCGCCTGCCTCCTCGCCGCTGCCTTGGTGGAGGAGATGCTCGCCCGAGTGCAGGCGCTGCGTCCGCGTCTCGCCCTGCCGGCCGGCGTCGCCGCGGCGCTGGTGCTCGCGGCACCCGCCTTCGTGGGCTATGCCCATGGCCTGTCGCGGTTGCGCGACGACACCCGGACGCTGGCGCGTCAGTGGTTGGAGGCGAACGTGCCCGGCGGCGCCTACCTCGTCTGCGAATCCTACGGGCCGGAACCCCTGACCGCCGTGGACGTGGCCAACTTCAGCGAGGACCTGCGAGAGCGTGTCCTGAAACAGATCGAAGCCAGGAAGACGAAGATCTATGCCATTTATCCCCTCCCCATGCTGCAGGTGGGCTCCCAGTACGTCACCCCTTTCTATGCCCTGTACCGTTACGAGGGCCTCGCGGATTACATCGTCACCAGCAGCTCGGTGAGCTCGCGCTACCGCAAGGACCCGGCGCTCTTCGCGCCCATGCTCTCTTTCTATGATTCCCTCGCCGCGCGCTGGACTCTGGCGAAGGAGTTCGGCCCGGCGGAGGGCACCGGGCCCAGGCTCAGCATCTACAAGAACCCGCGCTTCGCTGTCGTCTTCGCCCGCCGCGGCCACATCCCTTCGCCCGCGGCGCTGCCGCCGCTTCCCGAGCCGGTGCCCCGCGTCGTCGGACCTTGTTACCAGCGTGAGGGCGTGAACCTGGAGACCTTCGGTTACTTCGAGGAAGCGGCCCAGGCCTTCCTCATGGCCTCCGACTATGCCGAAGCAAGGCCGAACTTCCGCATTGCCGTCATCACCAGCGCGCTGCGCTGCTACCTCCGTGCCGGCCGCAGCGCCCAAGTCTTCTCCGTCCTCGATCTGGCAGAGCGCGGTGCCAAGACGTCGGAGGAGCGCGAGTATTGGCGCGAGCTACGCCGGCAAGTGCAGTCGGCGGCGGAGGCGCCCAAGCCATGA
- a CDS encoding DEAD/DEAH box helicase, translating into MLDSLLRELSADDWFQSAVAASRVRERRPAAAATLALRPDLRAALERLGIGPLYTHQAEALRLARAGAHVVVSTPTASGKTLCFNLPVLETVLEARAAGRAAHALYLFPLKALEHDQLKSLHRLRDALGLEEAFRAAILDGDSRDAERRRLQEQPPHLLLTNPDMLHASLLPGHERWSRFFAGLRWIVLDELHTYRGVFGSHVLQILRRLRRLAAHYGAAPQVLAASATIRNPGQLAEQLFGLPFVTVSESGAPAGPRSLFLLDPQAHALDFATTLFGRCVGAGVKTIVFCKSRRATELLYTWALQRFPALRGRTSAYRSGYLAEERREIEAALFGGSLQGVVSTSALELGIDVGGMDACILVGYPGSIMSTWQRGGRAGRGDGPAALFLVAGRDALDQYYVAAPQTFFAATPEPAVVDATNPGIRAAHLLCAGAEQPLRHDEPAFADLEWPQARAALLRQGALLQSVDGEFWLPLQARPHRLVDLRQCGETYTIHRAESPRRVLGTIGGARVFHECHEGAIYMHRGAHLQVTDLDLERQRVHVVPADGSSMTQARSAKHTEILEVWASRHAGATAVHFGRLRITQRITGYEKRSTYDQKLLGSFELDLPPTIYETEGWWLELDPNLVPALAAASHHRMGSLHAIEHACIALSPLFLLCEAADLGGITFTEHPQVPAGAIFVYDTFPGGIGLTARTFELAGELLQAVLQRLERCDCSAGCPGCVHSPRCGAGNYPLDKRGAQAALRWLLGHEPLPRPLRPPELPTGLQPETSPGVSRAATTSGGPAAWTPEPPRALLLRREPRLSYLDLETRYAAAEVGGWRHIERMRLALAVVYDEKRDRFTTYHEPEVSALVEALFAADLVVGFNVLRFDYAVLAPYTRRLLSRLPTFDMLRGLRERLGFRVSLDNLARSTLGTPKSADGLQSIAWVRQGRLDLVEEYCRRDVELTRDLFRHALATGSLCFERRGVRFRTPPLDWELRRLGDEAQRACAARWRSATSRLGQAPRSAAAW; encoded by the coding sequence ATGCTCGATTCCCTGCTGCGGGAGCTCAGCGCCGACGACTGGTTCCAGTCCGCGGTGGCCGCGAGCCGGGTGCGGGAGCGCCGGCCGGCTGCGGCCGCCACCCTCGCGCTCCGACCCGACCTCCGGGCGGCGCTCGAGCGCCTCGGCATCGGTCCGCTCTACACCCATCAAGCCGAAGCCCTGCGCCTCGCTCGTGCGGGCGCCCACGTGGTGGTGTCGACGCCGACCGCGAGCGGCAAGACGCTCTGTTTCAATCTCCCGGTCCTGGAGACGGTGCTCGAGGCCCGCGCTGCTGGCCGTGCGGCGCACGCTCTCTATCTGTTCCCGCTCAAGGCGCTGGAGCACGATCAGCTCAAGAGCCTGCACCGGCTGCGGGACGCCCTGGGCCTGGAGGAAGCTTTCCGCGCCGCCATCCTCGACGGCGACAGCCGCGACGCCGAGCGAAGGCGGCTGCAGGAGCAACCACCGCACCTCCTGCTCACCAACCCGGACATGCTGCACGCTTCGTTGCTGCCCGGGCACGAGCGCTGGTCGCGCTTCTTCGCCGGCCTGCGCTGGATCGTCCTCGACGAGCTGCACACCTATCGCGGCGTCTTCGGTTCCCACGTGCTGCAGATCCTGCGCCGGTTGCGACGGCTCGCCGCCCATTACGGCGCCGCACCGCAGGTGCTGGCGGCATCGGCCACCATCCGCAATCCCGGCCAGCTCGCCGAGCAGCTGTTCGGTCTCCCCTTCGTCACCGTGAGCGAGAGCGGCGCTCCGGCGGGGCCGCGCTCCCTCTTCCTTCTCGACCCCCAGGCGCATGCCCTCGACTTCGCCACCACCTTGTTCGGTCGCTGCGTCGGCGCCGGCGTGAAGACCATCGTCTTCTGCAAGTCGCGCCGCGCCACGGAGCTCCTCTACACCTGGGCGCTGCAGCGCTTCCCGGCGCTGCGCGGGCGGACGAGCGCTTATCGCTCCGGCTACCTGGCGGAGGAAAGGCGGGAGATCGAGGCGGCGCTCTTCGGCGGCAGCTTGCAGGGCGTCGTTTCCACCAGCGCCCTCGAGCTCGGCATCGACGTCGGCGGCATGGATGCGTGCATCCTCGTCGGCTATCCCGGCAGCATCATGTCCACCTGGCAGCGCGGCGGCCGCGCCGGCCGCGGCGACGGCCCGGCGGCGCTGTTTCTCGTGGCCGGGCGCGATGCGCTGGACCAGTACTATGTGGCGGCGCCGCAGACTTTCTTCGCCGCCACGCCGGAGCCGGCGGTGGTGGACGCCACCAACCCAGGTATCCGGGCCGCGCACCTGCTCTGTGCCGGCGCCGAGCAACCGCTGCGCCACGACGAACCCGCCTTCGCCGACCTCGAGTGGCCGCAGGCGCGGGCGGCGCTGCTGCGGCAGGGGGCGCTGCTGCAGAGCGTGGACGGCGAGTTCTGGCTACCCTTACAGGCGCGGCCGCACCGCTTGGTGGATCTGCGGCAGTGCGGCGAGACCTACACCATCCATCGCGCCGAGTCACCGCGCCGCGTTCTCGGCACCATCGGCGGCGCCCGTGTGTTCCACGAGTGTCATGAAGGCGCCATCTACATGCATCGCGGCGCCCACCTGCAGGTGACGGATCTCGACCTCGAGCGACAGCGAGTCCACGTCGTTCCTGCCGACGGCAGCAGCATGACGCAGGCGCGCAGCGCCAAGCACACCGAGATCCTGGAAGTCTGGGCCAGTCGCCACGCCGGGGCCACGGCGGTGCACTTCGGCCGGCTCCGCATCACCCAGCGCATCACCGGCTACGAGAAACGCTCGACCTACGATCAGAAGCTCCTCGGCAGCTTCGAACTGGATCTGCCGCCCACGATCTACGAGACCGAGGGCTGGTGGCTGGAGCTGGATCCGAACCTCGTTCCGGCTCTCGCTGCCGCCTCGCACCACCGCATGGGCAGCCTGCACGCCATCGAACACGCCTGCATCGCCCTGTCACCGCTCTTCCTCCTCTGCGAGGCCGCCGATCTCGGCGGCATCACCTTCACCGAGCATCCCCAGGTGCCCGCCGGCGCCATCTTCGTCTACGACACCTTTCCCGGCGGCATCGGCCTCACCGCCCGTACCTTCGAGCTCGCCGGCGAACTGCTGCAGGCGGTCTTGCAGCGGCTCGAGCGTTGTGACTGCTCCGCCGGCTGCCCGGGGTGCGTGCACTCGCCCCGTTGCGGCGCGGGCAACTATCCGCTGGACAAGCGCGGGGCGCAGGCGGCGCTGCGTTGGCTCCTCGGGCACGAGCCTTTGCCGCGTCCACTGCGCCCGCCGGAATTGCCAACCGGACTGCAGCCGGAGACGTCGCCCGGAGTATCACGGGCGGCGACGACGTCCGGCGGTCCCGCCGCGTGGACGCCCGAGCCGCCGCGGGCCCTGCTGCTCCGGCGCGAGCCGCGCTTGAGCTACCTGGATCTGGAAACGCGCTACGCCGCCGCCGAGGTGGGCGGCTGGCGCCACATCGAACGCATGCGCCTGGCGCTGGCGGTGGTCTACGACGAGAAGCGGGACCGCTTCACCACCTACCACGAGCCGGAAGTGTCCGCCCTCGTCGAGGCGCTCTTTGCCGCCGATCTCGTGGTGGGATTCAACGTTCTGCGCTTCGACTATGCCGTGCTCGCCCCGTACACCCGCCGGCTCCTCTCGCGCCTCCCCACCTTCGACATGCTGCGGGGTTTGCGGGAGCGCCTCGGCTTCCGCGTCTCCCTCGACAACTTGGCGCGCTCGACCTTGGGGACGCCCAAATCCGCCGACGGGCTGCAATCCATCGCCTGGGTGCGGCAGGGAAGACTCGATCTCGTGGAGGAGTACTGCCGGCGCGACGTCGAGCTCACCCGCGACCTCTTCCGTCACGCTCTCGCCACCGGGTCGCTCTGCTTCGAACGCCGGGGCGTACGCTTCCGCACCCCGCCGCTGGACTGGGAGCTGCGACGTCTGGGCGACGAAGCCCAGCGCGCCTGTGCCGCCCGCTGGCGGAGCGCCACGAGCCGGCTCGGGCAAGCGCCGCGCTCTGCCGCCGCCTGGTGA
- a CDS encoding DUF1931 domain-containing protein produces MAAKPAKKAAAKGGSELIISKSRTKAAAKKCNVSREFYGALDKKVRGMIAEAESRAMANKRKTLKPGDL; encoded by the coding sequence ATGGCAGCGAAGCCCGCGAAGAAAGCCGCAGCCAAGGGCGGCAGCGAGCTCATCATTTCCAAGAGCCGCACCAAAGCCGCGGCAAAGAAGTGCAACGTGTCGCGCGAGTTCTACGGAGCCCTCGACAAGAAGGTCCGCGGCATGATCGCCGAGGCCGAGTCCCGGGCGATGGCGAACAAGCGCAAGACGCTCAAGCCGGGCGACCTCTGA